caCCCCCCACTCCAACATGAAAACCCTAGCCCCCCGAACTCGTGAATATGGTACTCACCACAGCAGGTGGGATGAAATTAAGACACttgcagctgggtgtggtggcacctgcctgtcttctcagcactcaggaggctgaggctggaggatcacgagttccagCTCAACAGGGACTGCAGggccagatcctgtctcaaaaacaaaaacaaagaaagactcTTGAGGATCCTTAAAGACTAAGATCTTTGTTTAAATTAATGGAAATTAAGGGGCATTGTCCTGCTGCATGTGGGTGGCCTGATATAGTCCCAAGGGTGCCgatgcctcatgcctgtaatcccagctattcaggaggcagcgatcaggaggattgctgtttgaggccagctgagcaACAGTttgtgtgaccctatctcaaaaacaaaaaaaaataatcacacacacaaaaaaagtgactcaagtggtagaatgcctgcccagcaagcaaacctcagtgctgggaaaaaaaaaaaaaaagatggagacaGTCCTAGTGACTGGTAGAAGGTAAAATGACTGTGGAGGCAGAGGGTGGATGAGGTGGAGTCAAAAACAAGGAATGCAGTGGCCGCTCGATGCTGGAAAAGTCAAGGAAACAGATTCCCTCCTGGAGCCTCCAGGATAAAGCAGgctgcctaggctagccttgaactctgggACTCATGAGCTCCTTCTGCACACCAGTGTCCAACTGCTCTTCAATTTTTGAGTTCTGACCTACAGaactataattcatttttatacactGAGTTCATAGTCACTGTTACAACAACCATGGTAAAGCCATCCACTTCTAGAGCAGTCCCTCGCATGGGCCacgggcatggctcaagtagtagaacacctggcTAGTAAatgggaggccttgagttcaagtcccagtactgcaaaaaataaaaaaaatagttccTTCCCATTCCTGTTCACACACTTCCCCTTACCCCAGCCTacaaagttcctttttttttttttaacagtactggggcttgaactcagggctacactttaagtcactccaccagtcctttttttgggggggagcattttctagatagggtctcatgaaccatttagCTGGGCTgacttgaacctcaatcctgagctctgcctcctgagtagctgggattctgtacaggtgtgagccactggtgcctggccaaagtttctttttgtttattttaccatCAGATAGTGAGCTCTTGAGGGCTTGTCTTATTCTTTTGTGCTGTTGTAACAAAATCAGAGTGGGTATTTATTTATCACCTATGCATTTGACACTGCGTTTTGTTATGTAGCACTGGCTAGCCTCgaactctgcttcctgagtgctgggatcataggtacCACAACACCGATTCAGACCAGGTAATTgataatgaacagaaatgtatttggctcatggttctggaagctgtGAAGTCCAAAAGGGACGGAGGGTACCTCTTCCTGCATCACATGGGCAAGGCCTTTCCCTCCACTAAGTCAGGAGGGGTGTCACCTCTGAAAGTCCCACCTTGCAACCCTATTGCACTGGGATTGTTCCCCACATGCCAAATGAAGAGTggtgaagacagagaaatgaggtTTAGGACGCTGcatggggccaccatgggaagagaCACAGTAAGCAGACATGAACTCTaggtttaaatagaaaaagaattagtGCAGGGCATGAGCGGTATGCATAGTTAATCGGTCCCAGTCATGGTGTGGCTTGGTTGATCATGACCTCAGTCCTGGTTTGGGGAGGGGTTCCAGAATTTTTAtccctgtcatcacttgagggaagCAATTTGGTCAGATAAGCAAGTCCCTGTTGCCTGGCAGTTGGCTGGTCTTGAGGAGGCTCTGCTGTTCTGTCATCGATTGGTCCTGCCCTTCCTgcattccaaggtggctgcaaggtgaATGGCTCAGAACAAAGACAGATACCAAAGTGGAGGctgggatgccaagcttttctcttgctttcagtTGATGTGTAGGCCCAAGTAAGGTGTCTATACTTTTTAGCGTAAGCAGTTTAAATACCTGTTACAGCCCCAGTTACTGAGCGAGGTATAAAACTAATCTTGATGGGAATCAgtaggtcacacctgtaatcctagctacctgggaggctgagatcaggaggatcgaggtttgaagccagcctgggcaaatagttcgccaaaccctatctccaaaattaacCATACTAAAAGGGGCTGGAGGGTGTGGCATCTGCTtcggaagcatgaagccctgagttcaaatcccagttccaccaaaaacaaccaccacaaaaaaacaataaacgaTGAAAGGAGAGGAGGCGGGGAGGCACAGGTGGGCAGTGGAAGGACATATGAGAGAGCCTTGTGTATTTGGGATGGGTTTGGACCGTGATCTTTAATTCTATGTCTGTGATGAAGATAACGCGGGTGTGGCTGTCCTCTGCGAGACAGATGGAACCTCCAGTTCCGTGTGAGCACCAAGGAACACAGCACACAGCGTAGCGCTAAATACATATTTGctgtaaaaaagaatgaagaacaggTAGCGTCAGGTCCAGCAGCCAAGTCATGACAAAATTTTATCCAGTCGCTTCTGACTTCTAGGGGGCGCAGAGCATCCGTAAAACTACTTCTCCAATCCAGAGGATCCCGGAACTCTTATTTCCCGCTACTGACGTTGCAACTCCGGAGGGAAGATAGAAAGACTCAGAGCTTGATAGACAGGGATCAGAGCCAATAAGAAAGGCAAGCTGTGTAAGCTGTAGCCAGTAATAGAGGCCGAAGGAAGTGACGACAACGGAAGTACGCTAAAACGCCGAGTGTCTCCATAAAGACCTAACCTATCCAGTTCATCAAAGCTTGAGAGAAGAGTAAGAGGCGAAGATGTCGGAGCGCAAAGTCTTAAACGTAAGTGTTCGGCCATAATGGATTTCTATCTGGAGCGGGATATCTGGAAGCTCCGGGAGAAGCGGGATTCTTTGTTGCGAGTTCCTTTTGGAAATCCGGGCGGGGCTTCCCAAACTCCTCCCAATCACCTTTCTTGAGGGGTGGGCCTTCGCTAAGGCTTCCCTTCCGGGCTGGGAGTACCGTGGAGGGCGGAGCTTGGTTTCGTTACGACCTCGCTTCATTCGATTGAGTTTCCCGAAGGTTATTATCCAATCACCTTTGAGGGAGTGTCTCATAGGCCCCGCCCTTTGGCGTCTCTAGCCAATCATGTTCCTTGGAGGCATTAGGTTTTTGCTTAGTGTTTCGGGAGACCCTCCAAAGTTCCTCGGTTCCACTCACTTGTGAGGGGAGCATCTGGAGTCCTTTGGCCCATGGACCTACACTGTGTCACACCAGTTTCCCCCAGAGTCATGTCACCAGATCTAAATCCTGAGTAACTGAAACTTGGgggactcagtttcctcctctgtaaagtggGTGCATTTTGATCTCCGTCTCCTAGATTCTTTGCTAGGATTCTTTGACGCAAGGAAGATAGCGTGCTCTGTGTGCTGACTGGCGCCCACTAAGTGCTCAAAACACACAGCgccttattttctgatttttccattagtggtggagggttttttttgtttttggatatttgagacagagtctcggtcagtaatccaggctggccttgaactcacacctcctgcctccacctcccaactgctgggatgacaggccgtGCACCTGACTGGGGGTGCTTTTGATAACTCACACTCACTGCCCCTTCATCCCCTTTTTTACACCTTGGGCTCCTGTGTGGGACAGACCTGAGACAGCCTGCCTAGAAAGGTGCTGACCAGCTTTTGCCCTTGTCTGGGAGCTGGAATTTCCGAACGGTGTCCTGTCCTGGTCAAGACAGTTGTCTGTATCTGTGTAGTTTGTGCCAACGAGAACGTTCATGCTGAACCCCAGGTTTCCTTGTAGGAATCTGTAGAGTCACCCCATTAAGCATAAGGGACTACGTGACCCCCCATGTCATGAGTCCCCCAAAAAAGCCTGGGAgctcaggggctggcagagtggcttaagtggtagagtacctgcctagcaagcaggaagccttgagttcaaaccccaataccaccaaaaaaaaaaaggtttggggTCTCTAGAAGCTTCATGGAGGACAGCATTTCCTGCCACTTGTTCCAACTGTTTGAAGGAGTTCTGAGCATCCTGTTACTCTGCCGGGAGAAGATTCTGGAAGCTTGTATGTTACCCCTGGGCCTTGTCCCCTGGCTAATTGTGCTTGGAATATACCATGGCAGTGGTGATAGGTGTAGCCGGGTTCTGGGAATCCTCCCTGCCAATCATGGAACTAGGGTGCTCCTGGGTCCCCCATCACAGCTTCCAGATCCCTCTTCCCTGCGCCCATGGCCTGCCTGCCTCTGCATCAGAAAAAACCACCCCTGACACCCCCTTCCTCCCTGCAGAAATACTACCCGCCGGACTTTGACCCGTCAAAGATCCCCAAACTCAAGCTGCCTAAGGATCGGCAATACGTGGTGCGGCTCATGGCGCCCTTCAACATGAGGTGAGTGTCCCCTGAGTCAAGGCAGGCACGTCCCAGACACGTGTTTCATCCCATCCTGGCTCAGACATTGAGTCAAAGACCACTCCAAGCCTCGTTTTTTTCACTTTCGAGTTTAAACTCCCCagggctaaagtggtagagtgctttcctagctaGTGCTAAGTTCTGGAAAacaataagaggaaaaaaaaaaaaaagattaggggCTGGAGTTCTGGAGATGTGGAtgatgtggtagagcacctgcctggaagcCCCCAGGCcatgagttcagaccccagtaccaccaaaaagaaagtaaataagagaaaagattaaATGCCCTGACCTCTTATAGTCCCCAGCCCGTGCCAACTCAGGGTCTCAATCAGTAATCAGTGAACAGAGAACTGAGGCCCAGCATGCTCTCTTCATCTCCTCCAGGGTCAAGCTGTTCCTGCCTCAGGCCCTTTGCACTTGCTGTAGCCTCTCTGAGAACACCCACGTGGCCATCTCCTCTCCACTTGTTACATCCCAGATCAGATCTCATCCTCAGAAAAGCCTCCGTCCTTCCCCTCAGAGGACCCCAACCTTCACCTTGGTGGCCTTTGGACACTACTGTGTTTAACCAGTTCTGAATCCCATAACAGTTTACACTTCAGTATATCTAAAATCTCACACAACCCTCAATCAAAGCCACCTTTGGGACTGTCAGATTCAGAATGTCCTGTGTGTCGCTGACCTGTTtatcttctctctccccttcatttgttcattcactccCTCAACTGTCATTTGTTAGTAGCTGGCTGCCAGGATCTACATTGGGCTCCCAGGACAAAGTCCTCGGCCTCATGGCGCCCACAGTTGggggtgggaaaaagaaatactggGTTTGTGGGACAGGAGAGAATGACTGTTGGAGGTAGAGAAGGTGGGCAGGGCAATGTGAGAAAAAAATGCCAGGGGAGCTGcgtgaggaggaggaaggggtctTATGCTGTGGAGATGGCAGAGCAAGGGCTCTGATGCAACACCAAGCTGAAGGCCTTTGGAGGAATAGCAGGGATCACGGGGCctgagcaggagggaggaggcagcCAGGGTAGCAGGAGGCCAGCCTTCCCTGAGTCTCTTCTTGGATGCCCTGTGACTCCAGCTTGTGTCTGGGAGGGCTGGGCACACAGTCCTCCCTAGTCTCGCTCCTTCCTGAGATGGTGAGGCTAGGGTGGAGACCTGGCAAGGCAGGCAACAAGAAGAGGAGCCTGCCATACAGGTTCTGGGGGTGGGGCTCTCCAGCCTGCCTTGTATGGCTCCATCGTGCCCCGTGGGTGCACAGTAGCAAGCCTGCACACATGGCGCTGCTGTCTCCCCAGGTGTAAGACCTGCGGGGAGTACATTTACAAGGGGAAGAAGTTCAATGCCCGCAAGGAGACGGTGCAGAACGAGGTGTACCTGGGCCTGCCCATCTTCCGCTTCTACATCAAGTGCACGCGCTGCCTGGCCGAGATCACCTTCAAGGTAGGGCTCCCTCCTCCAGCTCCTCTCACTGGATCCTGTGCCAGTCCTCTTCCTCCAAGGGAGGTCTGGGGGAGATGTTTGCAGCAGTGTTGCATacaagtgcaaaaggctggcagCCAGGCAGGTGTGCTCTAATAGGGACTGGATACTCAGCGACATGTTACACAGCcagtgaaaatttaaaatcttttttttaaatttcctttggcagtgctgggagtggaccccagagccttgcacacacTAGACAAGCATTTACCCCTGCATTGTACCCCCAGCCCATGTCTTTCTCTTTGATTGTTATCTTAATGAtgtgggaagggaaaaggagaacaTAAGACTTACCTTTCTCCTCCACTTCTGCAATGCttgagtattttttatttttgctgtaaatgttttttctttcactaAAAAATCAGATTTGATTGCTAGGTGTgatggcgcacacctgtaatcccagcacttcctTTCCAGGCAGGAATaccatgaattcaaggccagcctgggctacataatgagaccctgtctccaaaaaaaaaaaaaaaacaaaaataataaaatatgatctgattaaataagtgaaaagtacatttttaagttacatattttaattatgtactttttaaataacAGCTCTGTTGAAAtacaattcacataccataaaagtCCCACTTTCAAGGTGTGCCATATATTCACATTGTGCAGCCGCCACCACTGTCTAGTTTTAGAacagtcctgtaatcccagaaggAAGCCCTGTCCCACAAGCAGTCATctgtcccctccccagcccctggcccTCACGAGTCCACTTCCTGCCTCTGGATCCTCCTGTCCTGGACGTTTCTGTCAGTGGAGTCACACGctgtgtgcttgtgtgtctgCTTTTCACTGAGCACCGTGTGTTCCGGGTTCATCCATGTGTAGCATGCATTGTGCTCCATTTTTTGcagctgaatagtactccattggaTGCATGCTGCATTCGTCCATCTAGAGATGCTTGGGTTGTCTCCAGAAAAGTCTGTATATATTTGCACATTAATGAGCACACATGTATTTGTAAAAGACTTGAGGCCCTCTGGTAAATTACTGGGCCTTGCTCTCTGTCATGAGTCAGTAACTAGGTTTGCATCTGCTTTTGCACACATGTGCTGGAGTAAGAACACAGTTCAGACATTACTGCAGTAACTGCTCCTACCCACCCGGCAGCTCCATGCAAAGGAGCCAACGCTCCTGAACTACACActcacgcatgcacacacacatgcatacgtcactctttctctgtctcttctgtttttttgaggtgctggagctactacaccagcccttttgctgtgatgggttttttttgagatagggtctgttgaactatttgcctgagctggcttcaaatcatgatcctcctgatctctgccttctgagtagctgggattacaggcatgaaccaccggtgCCCCGTCAGAATACATATGGAGTTAACAGAAAAGTTAAGAAGATGGCTGGCCGAGACCATTCCCATCCACCCCTCCCCTGCTCTCTTGACATTAGCATCTTCCAGAATCACAGAGCCTATGTCTCAACAAGACATACGAATGTTAGCCTTCACCAAGTCCAGCCATCTCAGGAGTAGACGTCATTGTTTACGCTAATGTCATTTTCTGATCCAGGAGACTGCGTAGCCTCTGTCTTTCAGGAACACCCATTAggcaggcgccggtggctcacttctgtaatcctagcagctactcaggaggcagagatcaggaggattgcagttccaagccagcctgggaagcagttcgtgagaccctatctcgaaaatacccaattaaaaaagggctggtggagtggctcaagtggtaagagcacctgcctagcaagcatcgtgaggccctgagttcaaaccctagtgccacaaaaaaaaaaaaaaaaagacccccatGGAAGTAAGTTGTGTTCATGCTTTCCatatgtaatttataaacaaaaaaaaagttaaaagtgcacacacacaaaggaggcaGAAAGCACAAGGACTACAAAGACCTCAAGACTTCAATTTGTAAACACATCAAGGGTGTGGAGTGGAGGTGGACAGTGGAGGGGGCAGGTGAAGGGGACTTAAAGCCCGTGCTTGGGAGTTTCTTTAGAGGGGATGGTGGGTGTTAGAAAGAAAGACCCATACCTGCCAAAGCAAgtgagacaagaagaagaaaagatggcagaaggaaagaaaaattgtgaAAAGGGGTCCAGGCTCCTGGTAGCCATGTCCAGTGCCCAGGGATGCAGAAGCTGACATCTGTCTTCCCTCCTCCCAGACAGACCCAGAAAACACAGACTATACCATGGAGCACGGCGCCACGCGCAACTTCCAGGCAGAGAAGCTcctagaggaggaggagaagcgcgtgcagaaggagagagaggatgaGGAGCTGAACAACCCCATGAAGGTGAGCTGCGTGCCGGGAGGGCGTCCTTGTGCTGGTACTGCCACTGCAGATCCCCAGGCCGGGTGATGAGGTGGGCAGCACAGTGGAAAAAGTTTTAAGATGCAGCCAGGCATCTAAGCCACTGAGGAGGCAGATTcgggaggatagtgagttcaagactagtttgagctgcacagtgagactctgtctcaaacaaacaagcataaacctgggcactggtggctcatacttgtaatcccagctacttgggaggctgagattgggaagatcaaggttcaaggccagcctgcaaaaATGAAACCgaatatccaaaataaccagagcagccaggctctggtggctcacatctaatcctagctactcaggaggcagagatcaggaggatcttggttcgaggtcagcctgggcaaatagttcatgagaccctatctagaaaaatcccatcagaaaaaagggctggtggagtgactcaaggtggaggccctgagttcaaatctcagtaccacaaaaataaataaataaataaataaccacagcaaaatggattggaggtgtggctcaaatggtagcgagcctgccttgcaagtgtgaagtcttgagttcaaatccaagtctcACCAAACAATGAAAATCTTCTAAAATGCCCTGTGAGGCCTCTCTCCTGATCCCCACGCCCAGCATGGTGGTGAGGATGCCCCCGTCCTTGACTCGCTTCTGTCATTGACAATTGTGGCACAGCTGGCCTTACCCAGGGAGAGTCTCAGCTTGCCTCCTTATCACCTGTGCTATGTAGTCACATCTAGAGTCAGACACAGAAGCTTGAAGGGGGGAAATTAGGGAGGAAATCACAAGGCAGCTCTAACAGTCAAGTGTCCCCCACTTAGCACCCAAGACAAAATGGGGACTTGAGGCCTTCAACCTTGGAGACCTGAATTCTGCCAACCACCTGAATGATCAGACAAGAACCTAAGCCCTGGGTGGACCTGGCCTGAAAGCCCAGCCAGACCCCCccgacacacatacacaacaaaGCCTCAAGGCCTCGAACTGGTTTAGTGTGCTGAGTTTGCGGCAAGTAGTTACAGCAGGGAAAAGGGGAgcgggggtgaggggggaggTTGCTCTTCAGAGGAAGGGGTTTCCTGAAGACGGCCACTCTGTTTCCAAGAAGCAGCCATGGCTCTGCAGACCAGAAACGAGAAAAAGCCCCTGTGAGCACCTCTGGGCTCTCTGACCTTGGGAAGCCACTtggtctctctgggcctcagtgtccccatctgtaaagtggggttGATAACTCTGCTCTCCTAAGACAGAGTGAGAACAAGTGCGTCCATACACGGAAACCATCTAGAACTCtgttaaattccttttatttttcttgatggtactggATTTGAGTTTAGGGTctagcacttgttaggcaggcattctaccacctgagccatgccccagcaagCCCTGTGAATGTGCATATGACTACAGTTATTCCTGCAAAGAAACTCTTTGAACTGGGCATACAACTCAGTGGTGAGCACTTGCTGAggatgtgtaaggccctggaaaAATTGTCTCCCACCCATCCCCATGTGTTAGTGCTGTGTAACAAGCTACCCCCAAATGTCACAACTTCCAGCAGCAAACGCTTGTTACTTCCCACAGTTTCTGGGAATCCAGAATCCCAGGTGGCTTGGTTGGGGATCTGGCTCTCCATCTCTTGTGAAGTCCTGGTCAAGCTGCTAGCTGGGGCTGTCTCATGTGAAGGCTTGGGTGAGGCTGGAGGGGCAGCTTCCCAGCAGTTCCCGCATGGCTGTGGGCAGAGGCCTCAGCCTCTCACCTGGCAGGAGCATGGTGACTGCCTCCTCAAAGCCATCTCTACTCTCATGGGAGAACAAAGAAAGTCATGTGACTCTTATGACCTCCTGTCAGAAATGATGTCATTTCCATCCTATTCTATCACAAATGAGTAACCACCACCAGCTCAAGGCTCCGCCTTTCACAGGAGGAGTGTCAAAGAATCTATGGACAATCTTAAAACCACCATGGTGGCCACTTTCTAGAGGGCAAAGACAGCAAGGCCACACGGTCAGGAAGAATCAAGGCAGCCTCTAACCCAGGTCTGGCTGGCTGCATGACCACCTCTCTGAGACCAGGGACAGCTGATCTTGCCttccctgagtctcagtttccttttcaGTTGTTGGGAGGTTAAATGTGATGGTTTGGGGTCATTGTAGCCTGGGACCTGTCAAATAGCAGGGGCCCAGGTTGCTTTTTAAATTACTCACCATTATTTCTACTTAATGATAGAGCAGCCTGGAAATCCAGGCTTCCTGACTCTAGGGCCAGACTTTCCACACTCCTCTGCctgtgggttcaaatcccagtgtcaccaCTGACCAGCTACGCAGCCTTCAGAGGTAGCCTCCTTTCCCAGAGGGGAAGGGAATGTTCAGTGTTCCCACCCGGGGAATGGGCACAGCAATGGGGCCTGGGCTGGAAGTCCCTGGGCAGGATGGAGGGTCCTAGGCAGGAAAGACTGAGGCCGGGCAGAGGCCCATGATGCCAGCTTGCTCCTTGTCGCAGGTGCTGGAGAACCGTACAAAGGATTCAAAGCTAGAGATGGAGGTGCTGGAGAACCTACAGGAGCTGAAGGACCTGAACCAGCGGCAGGCACATGTGGACTTTGAGGCCATGCTGAGACAGCACCGGCTATCCGAAGAGGAGCGCCAGCggcagcagcaggaggaggatgAGCGGGAGACCGCGTGAGTCATTGAGGGCTTCAGGGCCACCCTGAAGGCCCTTCGGCATTCTCCCACGGCTCCCTATAGTGTCACCTCCTCAGGGAAACTGCACTGAGTCCCCTGCCTGTCCTATTTTCTCTCATAGCCCCACAACCACTCCAGTGCTGTGATACCCCCAGGCACCCCAGGACTCAGCACGTGATGTCCTTGTAGCTGTGGGTTTTATCTTGTGTTTGTGTTGCTGGGAATGAAACTTAGGGTGTTGCATACACTAAGCAAGTGCTTACTGCTGAGCAGCACCCCAGCTCTCGGAGCTGGGCAGGGTTTCCTTAAAAGAGGGTCCTGGGCTCTGGGTTCCTGCAGAACCGGTTGTCATCCCTCTCGTTCTGTCCCCCCAGGGCCTTGCTGGAGGAAGCTCGGAGAGGCCGGCTGCTGGAGGACTCAGACTCAGAGGATGAGGCTGCTCCTGCCCCACCCCGGCCGGCCATCAGGCCCAACCCTACTGCCATCCTGGATGAGGTGAGCAGGGACCCCTCATGCTCATGCCCACAGGATAAGAGAAGCCAGGGGTGGCTTGGCTTGTTCCTAGGAGGCCAATCTGCATCTCAGTTGCTCCATTCTGCTCTTAGATCCTGTGTGAAAGAGTGGGCTTGGTTGTgtgtcaataaaactttattcatggggctcaattggtagagtgcctgcctaacaagtgtgaggctccaagttcaaaccccagtaacgccAATaagtctatctatccatctattgaTCCCAGTAATGCCAATAAGTCTATCTATTGATCTATCGATTGATTTATCTTCTATCcctctatctatccatctatccatctatgtgTCTGTTGATCTGTATTTATTTACAGGGTTTattgttggagtggctcaagtggcagagtgcctgcctagcaagtgcgaggccttcagttcaaaccccagtgctgccaaacaaaCACTTTATTCACCAAACCAGGTGGCAGGCTCACAGTCTGTGCTTTCCCATTTCCCATGGAAATTGTGGAAGCCAAGGGATATAAAGAATGTAGTGGAGCTggacacaggtggctcacacctgtaatcctggctacttaggaggctgagataaggagggtggaggttcgaggccagcctgggcaaatagctcgagaccccatttccaaaataaccagagcaaaatggactggaggtgtggctcaagtggtaatgcacctgctttgcaagtttgaagtcctgagttcaaaccccagtcccaccaaaaaagaaagaaaaaaagaagtttgttTCTCAGTCACCTGATAACGCTAGGTCACAGTCCAGGACTTCCACACATCTCTGCTCTACAAAGTCATTCAAGGATCTCGGCTCCAGGCGCATTGATCCCTGCTCTGTGTCACAGCTCTGGATGGTGAAGGGTGAGGGGACACTTGTGTGGACTCAGTGGTTACTTTAGCTCCTCTCACACCCCGTTGGCCAGAACATGGTCATGCAGCTGGCCTAGCTGCAAGGACAACAGGAACACAGTGGGTTATGGCCTGGGCCTGGCCATGCTCCTGACTGTAAAGGAGGGCAGAGGGATGGCACTGGATGACCAAGTCCAGGTCCAGCTGCTTGACGAGACCCAAAGTAACTATAGTTTCAACCGAATAGAAATCTGCTTCCCTCTCCAGCCACAGCTGTCCAGAGTGATCCAGAGCGGGACAGGCAGCCACACGGCATGCCCAGGCTCTGCTGTCTCATTGTCCAGTGGTCTCCTGGCCACCCACGTGGGTGGCATTTCAGTGCACCCTTGGGGAGGAAGACACCTGGCGTTTGTATCACTTCCCACACACCTGCTCGAGCCAGTCCTTCTGCTCACATCCCATTGGCCAGTACATAACCTGACCATGTCCTGCTGCAAAGGAGGCTAGGAAATGTAGTCTTTAGTGGTGATGGCCACTAAATATCATGTACTCTTCTCCCATTGATCTTCTGATACAGAACCATGACTTGCTTGCTTTGCTCCTCCTTcccactcttccttccttcccctatagcccaggctagcctttaactatcagtcctcctgcctcggcctccgaGTGTGCCttgagacttctttttctttttgctttagttattttttggaaaggGTCTCACGATTATGTCCTGGCTGCCGTGGACCACGaaccttctatttatgcttccctgcacagctgagatgacagacacataccaccGAGCGCAGCTTTatctgttgaaatggggtctcaaaccacagttcctgatctctgctttcctggtagctaggattacaggcatgtgttacCACACCTGgcaagactttctttttttttttttttttttttttttttcatttttcttttattattcatataagactttcttttttaaggacATTTTCTTTAAGGCTCTATCTCATGCTTAATTCTCCATCTTTCC
The sequence above is drawn from the Castor canadensis chromosome 14, mCasCan1.hap1v2, whole genome shotgun sequence genome and encodes:
- the Yju2 gene encoding splicing factor YJU2 codes for the protein MSERKVLNKYYPPDFDPSKIPKLKLPKDRQYVVRLMAPFNMRCKTCGEYIYKGKKFNARKETVQNEVYLGLPIFRFYIKCTRCLAEITFKTDPENTDYTMEHGATRNFQAEKLLEEEEKRVQKEREDEELNNPMKVLENRTKDSKLEMEVLENLQELKDLNQRQAHVDFEAMLRQHRLSEEERQRQQQEEDERETAALLEEARRGRLLEDSDSEDEAAPAPPRPAIRPNPTAILDEAPKTKRKAEGMGGRTQLAGLVVVKKTKTQANGATGQGQARNPGASESKKSADPVPQTPAASSLSQLGAYGDSDDSDSTN